The genomic window GCCCTTCGGATCCCAGTTGTTCACGTTGCTGATGAGGTACATCGCCGTGTAAAGGGACGCCGCCTGCTTGCGCGTGGCGCCGGTCTCCTCGGGCGCCTCGGACGGCGATGCCGCGGCCCGCGCGCCCGGCGCCAGCGCGAACAGCCGGGCGCTGAACGGGGGCAGGGTCATGCGCGCCTTGCCGGCCGGCTTGTCCGCCAGGATCGAACGGACGATCTCCTGCCGGACGGGCCCGCCGTACCGCGCGCGCTCGGTGTCCACGAGCATGTCCCACGGCCCCGGCGCGGGGAACGGGACCTCGGCGTTCTCGACCGGCTTCTCCGAGAAATTGACGGCCACCACCATCGGCGCGCCGGGCGAACCCGCGTGCCAACGCCAGTACACCGCCCACTGGCGGTCGCTGTCGAGGATCGGGACGCGGATCTCCATCCCCTTCAACGCCTCCCCGCGCCCGTCGAGGTTGCGGCGCAGCCGGATGAGATCGCGGTGCAGCGTGAACAGCCCGGCATGGCGCTGCTTCTTGCCCCAGTCCAGCGGCCGGCTGTCGTGGAAGGGCCCGCTCTCCTGGAACTCGTTGCCCATCAGGATCAGCGGGACGCCCGGCGCGGTCAGGGTCAGCACCGCGCCCAGCGCGCAAAGCCGGCGCGCCCGCTCGCCCGCGGGGTTGGCCGGGTCGACGTCCGAGGCGATCCGCGTCTGCCGGTTGATCTGGCCCGCCTCGTCGTGGTTGTCCACGTAGATCACCCGCGCCATGGTGGACGGGCGCCACTCGAGGGCGCTCCCGATCGGCCCGATGCCGCGCTCGGCGTCGCTCGCCGCCTTGAGCACGGGCAGGACCTGGTGGTGGAACTCGAAATCCCACGAGCCGTGGAAGTTGCCGATGTCCATCGAGTCCTCGGCCATGCTGTGCGCCTGCGGGAACCGGCTGCGGATCTGGCTGTTGATGTCCTCCAGCATCTGCGAGCCCGCGGGGATCGGATCGGCGCCTTCGCGACTGGCCCGGATGTTGATGGGCGAGTCCCAGCGGAACCCGTCTACGCGGTACTCCTCCAGCCACATCATGGTGTTGTCCTTGATGAACCGGCGCACCATGGGCTCGTCGAAGTTCGGCCGCGGTCCCCACGGGGTCTGGGCGCGTGCGGGGTCGCCGTAAAAGTACTGGCCGGTTCCATCGAAGTTCAGCAGGTCCAGGTTGTCCGGCCCGTAGTGGTTGTGGACCACGTCCAGGTGCACGGCGATCCCGGCCTTGTGGCAGGCCCGCACAAACGCCTTGAGCCCGTCCGGCCCGCCGTACGCCTGCTCCACGGCAAAAAGGTCGCTGGGATTATAACCCCAGCTATGCCGGCCGTTGAACTCGTGCACGGGCATGACGCACACCGCGCTGACGCCCAGTTCCACGAGGTGGCCGAGGGCCTTGATGGCGTCCTGGAACGTCCCGGGCTCGCCGTCCTGCGGCTTCGGATCGAAGAACGCGCCGATGTGCAGCTCGTAGATCACGAGGTCCTCGATCGGCCGGCCCGCGGGCCGGTCGTCCTCCCAGGCGAACGCGGCCGGATCGTAGAACGCCGAACTGCGCCCGTCGGCCGTCACCGCGCGGGCGTACGGGTCGCGCCGGGGCAGGCTGCCGTTGACCAGGTAGCGGTACGCGCCGGACGGCAGGCTTCGCTGGAGCGTGGCGGACCAGATGCCCGAGGCCTTGTCCAGCGTCATCCGCTCGGCGGCCGAGGCCTTCCAGCCGTTGAAGTCGCCGACCACCTCGACCGAGCGCGCGTTCGGCGCCCAGACCCGGAACGTGGTCCACCCCGGCCCACTGGTGACGCCCAGCGGTTCCTGGGCCGCCGCCGCGGTCCACAGCGCCCCCACCAGCCCCATGATCAGCAGCTTTCGCATGGCGATCCTTCCGCCTCGTGTACCCGGCCCCACGAAGCGAGGCAAGCCGGATCTGCCAATCACAGACCCCCGCGACCTTGCGTCGCGGGTGAATCAGGTCCGCCCTGCACCATCGCCCGCGAGCGCGCTCCCGACCGGGCGCGACCGCGCCCACCGCCCCCCCCGCCTTTTCCTTCTTGTTCTTCCCGATCTTCGCCTCTATGACTATCGGCCATGAGGCCGTGCGCGGGCCCTATACGAAGGAGAGCCATGATGAACACGTTCGGCAAACGGATCGCGGCCGCGGGCGCGGCCGTCCTGGCGGCCTCCGCCCCCTGCGCGCTGTCCGATTCTTCCGCGCTCGATCTCGGCGAGATCGGGGCCGCCGGCCCGGCGGCCCCGGCCGTCCTCGGCGCCACGGACCGCGCGGACGGCGACGCCATCGAACTCCGCGGAGGCGTGGACCTCGCGGACGCCGCCGCCCTGCTCCCGGGCGTAACCCCGGGCCGCGACGCCGATCTCCACGCGCGAACCATCCGGGTCCGCGGCTTCGACCTGAACCAGGCCCCGCTGTTCCTCGACGGCATCCCGGCCGGCCCGCCCGGCGGCGACCGCATGGACCTCGCCCGGTTCGGGCTGCTGGACGCCTCGGACGCGAGCGTCTCGCGCGGATTCAGCCCGCTGGCTTTCGGCCCCAACACGCTGGGCGGCGCGATCAACGTCGTGAGCCGCAAGCCGGTCCGCCCGCGCGAGTTGCTGCTCCGGGGCGGCTCGTTCAGCGGCAACGGCCTCGAGGGCGGCGCCCGCGGCGGAATGGTCCATGCGCGCGGCTTCCTCCAGGGCGGCGTCGCCTACCGCGAGCGGGACTATTTCTCCGTGTCCGAAGACCACGAACCCGCGGCCGGCGAGGACGGGGACCGGCGCGAGAACTCCGATAGCCGCGACCTGCAACTCCATCTCAAGGGCGCCTGGACACCGGTCTCCGGCGATGAGATCGCCGTCGGCTTCGTCCGGCAGGACAGCGAGTTCGGCGTCCCCCCCTACACGGGCGACGATGCCCGCGTCCAGCCGCGCTACTGGCGTTATCCCTCGTGGGAGCGGAACAGCCTCTACCTCGTCGGGCGGAAGACGCTCGGCCTGAACGCGTACCTCAAGCCCCGGCTGTTTTACACCACCTTCGAGGACACGCTGGAATCGTACGACGACGACGCCTACATCACGCAGGCCGGTCCCCTTGCCTTCACGAGCCACGACGATGACGAATCCCTCGGCGGCTCGATCGAGGCCGGCGTGCTGCCCGGCCAGCAGCGCGCGCCCCGGATCACCGCACACTACCGGCAGGACACCCACCGCGAACACGTCGACGGCGGCGAGGAGTCCGAGTTCAGCGACGACACGATCGCCGTGTCCGCCGAGGACGCGTTCCGATTCCGCGAGTCGTGGACGCTGGCTCTGGGCCTGGGTTATGAGCAGTACGAGAACCGGAAAGCCGAGGACCGCTCCGGCGCCGCGCCGCGGGACCTGGACGGCGGCGACGATTCGGCCGTCAATCCGCAGATCGGCCTGTTCTTCTCCATCCCGGGCGGCGCGTTCCGGGCCACGTTCGCCCGGAAGTCCCGCTTCCCCTCCCTCGGCGAGCGCTACGCGAGCCGGGGCGGCACGGCCCTGCCCAACCCGGACCTCGAGACCGAAACGGCCGACCACTTCGAGGCGGGCTACGCCGGTCTTCTCAACGAGCGGGTGGAGGGCCGCGTGAGCGCGTTTTACAGCCGCGTGAGTGACGCGATCCAGCGGGTGGATTTCGCCGAGTTCGACGAGGCGACCGGGACCTGGCTCCACCAGGTCCGCAACGTCGGCGACGCCGAGCACCGCGGCGCCGAGGCTGGGATCGCGTGGCCCGGCGTGCGCGGGGCCTGGAAGCTCGGTCTCGACTACGCCTGGCTGGAGGTCGAAAACACCTCGAACCCCGACCTGAAGCCGATCGGCGCGCCCGAGCACCGGCTCGTGGGCTACGCGGAGTTGAAGCCGACGCCGAAATGGACTTTCGTGCCGAGCGTGGAATACAGTTCCTCGCGTTATGCCACCAGCGACGGCGTCGAGGTGGACGGTTTCTGGGCGGCGAACCTCCATGCCCGCGTGACCCTGCCGCGCAACTTCACGCTGGACGCCGGCGTGCAGAACGTCTTCGACGAGGACTACGAACTGGCCGAGGGCTACCCGGAGGAAGGCCGGAACTACTACGCGAACGTCAGTTACCGATTCTGATTAAGGCGCGGGTGGAACCGCGCCCTCCCCAACTACCCATCCGCGGGAGGGCCGGGTTCTTCCCCCGGCCTCTATCCCCCCCATTGGATACGACGGAGATCCCCATGCTGAATAAAGATCCGATCCTGCAGATCGACTTCAACGCGCTCTACCGCGAACAATGGCGGCGGTCGTCGTTCGGCGCGCGGGCCCCGGCCGACTGGGACCGGCGCGCCGGGCAACGGAGCCGGCGTGACCTGGCCAGCGACTACAACCAGGCCTTCCTCGACCGCGTCAACTTCGACGGCGTCCGAACCGCGCTGGACATCGGGTGCGGGGTCGGCAACCTCGCCATTCCCCTCGCCCGGCGGCTCCGCAAGGTCACGGCCATCGATTTCTCCCGGGAGATGCTCCGCCACCTCGACGCCCACGCGCGGCGCGCCGGGGTCAGCAACATCGAGATGCTCCTGCTTTCGTGGGCCGATTCGTGGAAAGGCGTGCCGCCCGCGGACCTCGTCCTCTGCTCGCGCGCGATGGGCGGGGACGACCTGCGGGGCGCGCTGGAGAAGATGAACCGGCAGGCCCGGAAGCGGTGCTACCTGACGCTGCACGCCGGGGGCAGCTACCTGGGCCCGGACGTGATGGAGCGGCTCGACCGCGCGATCGAGCCGCGGCCGGATTACATCTACGCCGTGAACGTCCTGTACCAGATGGGCTTCCGCGCGCGGGTGGATTTCCTGCGCACGCAGGGCGGCGTCACCTACGGCTCCGCGGGCGAGTTCCTGGAGGCCATCCGCTGGCGGATCGGCTCGCTCTCGACGAAGGAGCAGAAGCGGCTGCGGGAATTCTACCGCACGCTGCCCCGCGACGAACAGGGCCGGGCGCAATACCGCCACGATTTCGAGTGGGCGATGCTGGGGTGGGAGAAAGCATGAAAAGCAATTGTCTCAAACAGCGGCTCGCCGGAGGCTCGCCCTCCAGTTTTTTGTCAAGTTTATGGAGGGCGAGCGTCCCCGCGAGCCGTTGTAGAAAGACGAGCTGAATGACTCAAGGGTCTGACAACCGGGCGGTGGAGCGGCTGACGGCGCTATGGGCGCTGAACGAGGCCGGGCTGGGCGGCCTGATTCACGCGCTCAAGGTCCCTTTCACGGGGATCGTGGTCGGCTCGACGGCGGTGGTGCTGATCGCGCTGATCGCGCACTTCTCGGAGCGGAAGGCCGCGGCGCTGCTCAAGGCGACGGTGATCGTGCTGCTCGTCAAGGCGGCGGCCAGCCCCCACACGCCAATGCCCGCCTACGCCGCCGTCGCTTTCCAGGGCCTGGCCGGCGCCCTGCTGTTCGGATACCTGCCCGCGCCCCGGCTCGCGGCGATGATCCTGGGCCTGCTGGCCCTCTGGCAGGGCGCGGTGCAGAAGCTCGTGGTCATGACGCTGCTCTACGGCGCGCCGCTCTGGGACAGCGTGGACGCCGTCGGCCGCTGGATCATCGGGAAACTGGGCGGCGGGCCGGGCGCGCTCTCCCCGACGGGCTGGGTCCTGACGCTCTATCTTGGGTACTACACGCTCGGGGGGCTTGTGACCGGCGGGCTGGCGGGCGCGATTCCTCGCGAGATCGACCGGGCGCTGAAGGAAGTTCCGCCGCCCGAGCCCGCGGCGCCCGCGGCACCGGACCTGTCCGCCGGGCCGGCGGCCAAACCCTGGTGGCATCGCACCCCGTTCCGCGCCGGGCTGGTGCTGGTCGCGCTGCTGATCTCGGTGACGCTGATCTCGCCCGGCGGTGGCGGGTTGGCGCGCGGGATGAACGTGCTGCTGCGCGCCGCGCTGGTCATCGTTATCTGGATGCTGGCCGTGCGGCCGATCGTCCGCTGGGGACTGGCGCGGTTCCAGAAGCGGGAACAGGGCCTGTACGGCGCCGACGTGGCCCGCACGATGAACCAGCTCCCGGGCTTGCGCCGCGCGGCGGCCGCCGCCTGGGCGCAAAGCGGCGACCGGCGCGGCCTGCGGCGGTGGAAGCGGTTCCTGGTACAATTGGTCGTGCGGGCGCTGGCGAACGATAATTGATCCCGGTGCGCTAATAGAGATAAGCGCACAAGAGGATCAGGAATGACATTTTCCCAGGCGTACCTGTATATCGGCACGGCCGGCGTGGCGCTGGTGTTCGTCGC from Kiritimatiellia bacterium includes these protein-coding regions:
- a CDS encoding TonB-dependent receptor codes for the protein MMNTFGKRIAAAGAAVLAASAPCALSDSSALDLGEIGAAGPAAPAVLGATDRADGDAIELRGGVDLADAAALLPGVTPGRDADLHARTIRVRGFDLNQAPLFLDGIPAGPPGGDRMDLARFGLLDASDASVSRGFSPLAFGPNTLGGAINVVSRKPVRPRELLLRGGSFSGNGLEGGARGGMVHARGFLQGGVAYRERDYFSVSEDHEPAAGEDGDRRENSDSRDLQLHLKGAWTPVSGDEIAVGFVRQDSEFGVPPYTGDDARVQPRYWRYPSWERNSLYLVGRKTLGLNAYLKPRLFYTTFEDTLESYDDDAYITQAGPLAFTSHDDDESLGGSIEAGVLPGQQRAPRITAHYRQDTHREHVDGGEESEFSDDTIAVSAEDAFRFRESWTLALGLGYEQYENRKAEDRSGAAPRDLDGGDDSAVNPQIGLFFSIPGGAFRATFARKSRFPSLGERYASRGGTALPNPDLETETADHFEAGYAGLLNERVEGRVSAFYSRVSDAIQRVDFAEFDEATGTWLHQVRNVGDAEHRGAEAGIAWPGVRGAWKLGLDYAWLEVENTSNPDLKPIGAPEHRLVGYAELKPTPKWTFVPSVEYSSSRYATSDGVEVDGFWAANLHARVTLPRNFTLDAGVQNVFDEDYELAEGYPEEGRNYYANVSYRF
- a CDS encoding DUF3459 domain-containing protein, producing the protein MRKLLIMGLVGALWTAAAAQEPLGVTSGPGWTTFRVWAPNARSVEVVGDFNGWKASAAERMTLDKASGIWSATLQRSLPSGAYRYLVNGSLPRRDPYARAVTADGRSSAFYDPAAFAWEDDRPAGRPIEDLVIYELHIGAFFDPKPQDGEPGTFQDAIKALGHLVELGVSAVCVMPVHEFNGRHSWGYNPSDLFAVEQAYGGPDGLKAFVRACHKAGIAVHLDVVHNHYGPDNLDLLNFDGTGQYFYGDPARAQTPWGPRPNFDEPMVRRFIKDNTMMWLEEYRVDGFRWDSPINIRASREGADPIPAGSQMLEDINSQIRSRFPQAHSMAEDSMDIGNFHGSWDFEFHHQVLPVLKAASDAERGIGPIGSALEWRPSTMARVIYVDNHDEAGQINRQTRIASDVDPANPAGERARRLCALGAVLTLTAPGVPLILMGNEFQESGPFHDSRPLDWGKKQRHAGLFTLHRDLIRLRRNLDGRGEALKGMEIRVPILDSDRQWAVYWRWHAGSPGAPMVVAVNFSEKPVENAEVPFPAPGPWDMLVDTERARYGGPVRQEIVRSILADKPAGKARMTLPPFSARLFALAPGARAAASPSEAPEETGATRKQAASLYTAMYLISNVNNWDPKGWPMKLVKDFEWECRAEFKQAENVELKLAADDGFLFWGAADAWAVPVPHTGTLKRRGDSVKIEGALDGAYRVRFNEDTLEFRIEPAGAGEAPGEFRTWTGASGRQVQARLVAVKGGQVILERPDGQRVSITIDGLSAADQAYLQK
- a CDS encoding class I SAM-dependent methyltransferase yields the protein MLNKDPILQIDFNALYREQWRRSSFGARAPADWDRRAGQRSRRDLASDYNQAFLDRVNFDGVRTALDIGCGVGNLAIPLARRLRKVTAIDFSREMLRHLDAHARRAGVSNIEMLLLSWADSWKGVPPADLVLCSRAMGGDDLRGALEKMNRQARKRCYLTLHAGGSYLGPDVMERLDRAIEPRPDYIYAVNVLYQMGFRARVDFLRTQGGVTYGSAGEFLEAIRWRIGSLSTKEQKRLREFYRTLPRDEQGRAQYRHDFEWAMLGWEKA